A stretch of Henckelia pumila isolate YLH828 chromosome 4, ASM3356847v2, whole genome shotgun sequence DNA encodes these proteins:
- the LOC140861566 gene encoding uncharacterized protein: MCAQGLNYLELCSGETDVQRLPNCSKQSHGVHLFFADYSLIFFRATVQDCLKIKKCLQRYEKALGQAVNYEKSFITFCPSSTSDLIDSITNILGIPIVRGHELYLGLPTFSFRSKRIQFALLRDKIFKRINGWASKLLSAGGKEALIKAVLQAVPSYAMSCFKMLFNLCKEMKQLCAKFWWKSSETKGGMHWASWAKLCKPK, encoded by the coding sequence ATGTGTGCTCAAGGGCTCAACTATCTTGAATTGTGCAGCGGAGAGACGGATGTTCAAAGGCTTCCAAATTGTTCAAAGCAATCCCATGGTGTCCATTTATTCTTCGCCGACTATAGTCTCATTTTCTTTCGAGCTACTGTGCAGGATTGTTTGAAGATAAAGAAATGTCTCCAACGATATGAAAAGGCATTGGGACAGGCGGTTAACTATGAGAAATCTTTCATTACCTTTTGCCCAAGCTCGACATCAGATCTCATAGACAGTATTACAAATATTCTGGGCATTCCGATTGTTAGGGGTCATGAGCTATATTTGGGTCTACCCACATTCTCTTTTCGGAGCAAGAGGATACAATTTGCATTGCTTCGGGACAAAATATTTAAGCGCATCAATGGTTGGGCTTCCAAACTCTTATCAGCAGGAGGAAAAGAGGCTCTTATCAAGGCAGTGCTTCAAGCGGTACCATCTTATGCGATGTCTTGTTTTAAGATGCTTTTTAATTTGTGTAAGGAGATGAAACAATTATGTGCGAAATTTTGGTGGAAATCTTCCGAAACAAAGGGTGGTATGCACTGGGCCTCGTGGGCCAAACTATGCAAACCTAAATAG
- the LOC140861565 gene encoding uncharacterized protein, with product MGVFKPYPEHSSGYNQNWWTKIWNLKIPPKMKIFNWRAIHNFLPTKFNLASHHIPVIDQCSMCHSLVTSNSHAMFFCRISKPVWKFGIFWDLLGLCQRSSFIDIIYGISNYFFDDDLGVFCAMSWAIWREICKRKHDSSLVCSLVKVDWVCTVIMEFKGAHLNVNLQSVGLVEARNARWVKPPAGHFRLDVDVGFNEDKGKFSIGAIIQDDFGKIITAKESPIRNPGSVFRGELWAILHGLWLCISNVWIFFDSLEATRVVMGKFDFLGPEGNLISEIKELLVEDLGILGHQAHEKGGK from the coding sequence ATGGGTGTTTTCAAGCCCTATCCAGAGCACTCTTCAGGTTACAATCAGAATTGGTGGACGAAAATTTGGAATTTGAAGATTCCGCCTAAAATGAAGATCTTCAATTGGCGAGCAATCCACAATTTCTTACCGACAAAGTTCAACCTAGCAAGTCATCATATTCCAGTCATTGATCAGTGTTCTATGTGCCATTCTTTGGTGACTTCGAATTCTCATGCTATGTTTTTTTGTCGGATAAGTAAACCAGTTTGGAAGTTTGGCATATTTTGGGACTTGCTCGGGCTTTGTCAGAGGAGCTCTTTCATAGATATCATTTATGGGATCTCGAATTATTTTTTTGATGATGATTTGGGTGTATTTTGTGCTATGTCTTGGGCGATTTGGAGAGAGATTTGCAAGAGAAAACATGACTCCTCTTTAGTTTGTTCCCTTGTGAAGGTTGATTGGGTTTGCACAGTGATAATGGAGTTTAAGGGAGCACACTTAAATGTAAATCTACAGAGTGTAGGTCTGGTTGAGGCTCGGAATGCTCGATGGGTGAAGCCCCCTGCGGGTCATTTTCGACTAGATGTGGACGTGGGGTTTAATGAGGATAAGGGAAAATTTTCGATTGGTGCTATTATTCAGGATGATTTTGGAAAGATTATTACAGCCAAAGAATCTCCTATTCGAAACCCGGGATCAGTGTTTAGGGGTGAATTATGGGCCATTTTGCATGGATTGTGGTTGTGTATATCCAATGTGTGGATCTTCTTCGATTCCCTTGAGGCAACGAGAGTGGTGATGGGTAAATTTGATTTCTTGGGTCCTGAAGGAAACTTGATATCAGAAATTAAAGAGTTGTTGGTAGAAGATCTAGGTATTCTTGGGCATCAAGCACATGAGAAGGGGGGCAAATGA
- the LOC140861567 gene encoding uncharacterized protein, translated as MVNLRCLRALNVSVAYWQEFSDVKAFRNAIKDAAIAQHFELLKLPNAPTFAIRSLGGTHTCGINAHTGHHQASVDWIVKFIEEPLRDNINYKPKDILHDVYRQLIWDNYTPYKQAWRDKERGLQAIFGSSEESYCLLPAYCEQIVKINPGSVAEVFTSVANNRFQRVFVSFYASIRGFLNGCLPAVGHGGIQLKRKYLSTLLSATSFDGDGGLFPLAFGVVDMENDEIWMWFLAELHKALEMSMEARPRLTFLSDRHKGVSDAIKRKFPAASNAICM; from the exons ATGGTCAATCTCAGATGCTTGAGAGCCCTGAATGTTAGTGTTGCGTATTGGCAG GAGTTTTCTGATGTTAAGGCATTCCGCAATGCGATTAAAGATGCTGCAATTGCTCAACACTTTGAACTAC TGAAGCTTCCAAATGCCCCGACATTCGCCATAAGAAGCCTCGGAGGAACACATACCTGCGGGATAAATGCTCATACTGGACATCATCAGGCCTCTGTAGATTGGATTGTGAAATTCATCGAGGAACCATTGCGTGACAACATAAACTATAAGCCAAAAGATATTTTGCACGATGTGTATAGACAATTAATATGGGATAACTATACCCCGTACAAGCAGGCATGGCGGGATAAAGAGCGTGGACTTCAAGCCATATTTGGCTCCTCTGAAGAAAGTTACTGCCTTCTTCCTGCATACTGTGAGCAAATCGTGAAGATCAATCCTGGAAGTGTTGCCGAGGTGTTTACTTCTGTTGCAAATAACCGTTTTCAGCGTGTTTTTGTTTCCTTTTATGCTTCTATTCGTGGATTCTTGAATGGTTGTCTGCCTGCTGTTGGACATGGTGGAATTCAGCTCAAGAGAAAATATCTCAGCACGCTACTTTCTGCCACTTCATTTGATGGTGATGGTGGATTATTTCCACTTGCCTTTGGTGTTGTTGACATGGAAAATGATGAAATTTGGATGTGGTTCTTGGCAGAATTACACAAGGCCCTTGAGATGAGCATGGAAGCGAGACCACGTTTGACTTTCTTATCTGACCGACATAAAGGTGTTTCAGATGCTATAAAGAGAAAATTTCCAGCGGCCTCTAATGCAATTTGTATGTAG
- the LOC140864993 gene encoding xyloglucan galactosyltransferase XLT2-like, protein MRPTSGKHAAVAEEQQQRHLSYSPKKSKKLEIRTTLQSVKTHISSHRWAWLTATISLQLLLFLLLSRASPSPPLSPTTTTLPSTQHRQIETTSPTGPDDVCQFGRVYIYDLPPMLNEDLLQNCHEIDPWSSRCNAVSNDGFGPPAVGLDDVVPRNLTPAWYWTDMYSAEVIYHERMKNHICRTMNQDEATAFYIPFYAGLAVGRYLWFNYTSKDRDFHSVTMLNWVKSQSPWMKSNGSDHFMVFGRLTWDFRRLTDNDDEWGTRFIYMPLMKNVLKLSVERSPWDPLEISIPYPTAFHPRSESDIRLWQDFIRSRKRTNLLTFVGATRKKIKNDFRTVLMSYCKNESSWCGVVDCSVTRCYDGAPAILQGFLDSDFCMQPKGDGSTRRSAFDCMLAGTIPVYFWRGSFENQFEWHLPAAYDKYSVFIDNNDVRNDSSIIKKVLEKYSREEVKKMRDRIIDLVPKFLYSRPNVNLGKYVDAFDITMDEVLIRFSRQKMFNHGQ, encoded by the coding sequence ATGCGGCCGACTTCCGGCAAACACGCGGCGGTGGCGGAGGAGCAGCAGCAGCGCCACCTCTCCTACTCCCCAAAGAAGTCTAAGAAACTCGAAATCCGAACCACCCTTCAATCGGTGAAAACCCACATCTCTTCCCACCGCTGGGCTTGGCTCACTGCAACGATCTCATTGCAGCTGTTACTGTTCCTCCTACTCAGCCGTGCTTCTCCGTCGCCGCCGCTGTCGCCGACTACTACCACCCTTCCCTCAACCCAGCACCGACAAATCGAAACCACGTCACCAACCGGACCAGATGACGTCTGCCAATTCGGAAGAGTGTACATTTACGATCTGCCCCCGATGCTCAACGAAGATCTCCTCCAAAACTGCCACGAGATCGACCCGTGGAGCTCCCGCTGCAACGCCGTGTCGAACGACGGATTCGGACCGCCGGCGGTGGGGTTGGACGATGTCGTGCCACGAAATCTCACCCCAGCTTGGTACTGGACTGATATGTATTCTGCAGAAGTCATTTACCATGAAAGAATGAAGAACCACATCTGCAGGACGATGAATCAAGATGAAGCCACGGCTTTCTACATCCCTTTCTACGCAGGACTCGCTGTCGGCAGGTATTTATGGTTCAATTACACTTCCAAAGATCGCGATTTTCACAGCGTAACTATGTTGAACTGGGTTAAGTCTCAAAGCCCATGGATGAAATCGAATGGGTCGGATCATTTCATGGTGTTTGGTCGATTAACTTGGGATTTCCGAAGATTAACCGACAATGACGACGAATGGGGAACAAGATTCATTTACATGCCATTAATGAAAAATGTTCTCAAGTTATCAGTGGAAAGAAGTCCGTGGGATCCATTAGAAATCAGTATCCCATATCCAACTGCATTCCACCCTCGATCCGAATCGGATATCCGCCTTTGGCAGGATTTCATCCGTTCTAGAAAACGAACCAACTTACTTACATTTGTGGGGGCGACCCGCAAGAAAATCAAGAATGATTTCAGGACTGTGCTTATGTCTTACTGTAAAAATGAATCGAGCTGGTGTGGAGTTGTCGACTGCTCGGTAACTCGTTGTTACGACGGAGCACCGGCTATACTGCAGGGGTTCTTGGATTCAGATTTCTGTATGCAGCCTAAAGGCGATGGATCAACAAGAAGATCGGCATTTGATTGTATGTTAGCAGGTACGATCCCGGTGTATTTTTGGAGAGGAAGCTTCGAGAATCAATTTGAATGGCACTTGCCTGCTGCATATGATAAATATTCGGTCTTTATTGATAATAATGATGTGAGAAACGATAGCTCGATCATCAAGAAGGTTTTGGAGAAATATAGTAGAGAAGAAGTGAAGAAAATGAGGGACAGGATTATTGATTTAGTGCCAAAGTTTTTGTATTCACGGCCTAATGTGAATTTGGGGAAATATGTTGATGCATTTGATATTACCATGGATGAAGTCTTGATAAGGTTTAGCAGACAAAAGATGTTCAACCATGGTCAATGA